A window of the Candida orthopsilosis Co 90-125, chromosome 1 draft sequence genome harbors these coding sequences:
- a CDS encoding Mtc5 protein (S. cerevisiae homolog MTC5 localizes to fungal-type vacuole membrane), translating into MVNQQINPYESPTFGKSLSLRVDGAIGAMSLSPNGRDAVLAGRRGLFVIDMDDPFTPPRWLHHITSWEVADVQWSPHATVKPSWCVSTSNQKALLWDLNRPSNNAIENILHSHSRAISDINFHPFDPEMLATCSIDTFVLCWDMRTPRKPVAKWADWRAGAIQVKWNHENPYEIASTHDNSLYIWDTRKGALPIFKVAKAHQGKINGLDFSQGLKNIITCSNDRTIKFWDLESEDAKNAIANFDYFDSGSGNDISPSVVVEADFAIARARALPFGSDKACGVMPLRGGNDAIHIINYEEAHQQYLITGETQQYKGSSAYAFVGHHGPFKDFLWRTRHENYNGFDSKNNWKEYQLVTWSNSDVDLKLWPSDEKFYRSVNYDPTFFNVFKNDSESDLSMTGKSEKQVAYNYETYCQEPEVTIDDLAKTNGGDLLSALTSYQISEKHRQLGLEFNQLDHLNWISGVRMGRGDRKDSSIYGDGESPSNLGEEVSIVGHKFPFIRFEKISVSTGDLVISLKGPVPVLTSKPPNHRRSVDSVENSRLALTAANSTKDKSIISEDGRDPEIKSQVEDSLLDTHLEESTDNTPDQKLVFIRLALSFPQSYPYLEQFEFHNSLSKRKVHRLQKQNSIEFNIEETHELHKDMRHEMENHLGEIARFYTNKYQQFCLEPCLRYLMGEKVDLDDEAMAETRGENIDEDTSFLPEVGDEDWVDDLINQQPGFHGYSSGEDAEYDDLIPAASANTSIHRAQSPSNINVESGGIKGQGFDSTPIPKGCGAVWAPNGQLVCFFIPKDKPSVDTGSGTHQNLKLLEHSDLHARSMQNSKILDHLSRELEAADRSDSDSDMSDGGYSETSSSDDYFEEDLEEILKHDTSSRSRVPGLIRSNLGLGSRFISNEGRHKSSLKKFTSHGESLSNYKSSIKDERKKSKPDTNGEVKNVVVIIDFSQLLPNRIDLAREYKLVGDKPEILAGYNSRVAAKYCLDEIAQVWKILEIILSNNIKNNNEFSHISKYVDTASNSKGKSRGVLSIWGTHPFGYTWLIKEIFSYFVERQNTQMLATMSCVLHRTPYTMHHVDPKGECESALESRIDQFSSHQSSHIDSVKHLDHNFEPQRPLHTRTNSRNIDYPHSVSSSFENYSSRADTMDRVGYGRKMGHSFSAFNSKNGSQNSLAEPQLAYRSSTPKSTSYISVGKSRPAKGAIAELKHQPPPTVAIEMQNVEELDLFEDSHSSLLPDFLDEDQMKMYRLQYAETLYEWDLPVHRIEVLKFNYNGTEHDHNYKTHECKVGFRKRRKQLPSQIFINTVTSIETKHPNAWNTNKRSMLKYCIYCGLLVTKNFTLCGNCEHILHTKCAQEWWSGGNKECASGCGCNCLEESIYH; encoded by the coding sequence atggTTAACCAGCAAATAAACCCATATGAGTCGCCGACTTTCGGAAAATCTTTACTGCTAAGGGTAGATGGTGCAATTGGAGCAATGTCGCTATCTCCGAATGGCAGAGACGCTGTATTGGCGGGCCGACGAGGCTTGTTTGTAATTGACATGGATGATCCATTCACCCCTCCACGCTGGCTACACCATATAACTTCATGGGAGGTTGCCGACGTCCAATGGTCACCACATGCTACAGTCAAACCATCATGGTGTGTGTCAACATCGAATCAGAAAGCGCTCTTATGGGACTTGAATCGACCGTCTAACAATGCTATAGAAAACATTCTACATTCACATTCTAGGGCGATTTCAGACATTAATTTTCATCCATTTGATCCAGAAATGCTAGCTACTTGTTCTATTGACACATTTGTGCTTTGTTGGGATATGCGAACGCCGAGGAAACCGGTTGCTAAATGGGCCGACTGGAGAGCAGGTGCAATACAAGTTAAATGGAACCACGAAAATCCCTATGAAATTGCCCTGACTCATGATAACTCGCTTTATATTTGGGATACTAGAAAAGGTGCACTCCCTATATTCAAGGTTGCAAAGGCTCACCAGGGTAAGATAAACGGTCTTGACTTTAGTCaaggattgaaaaatatcatAACATGCTCCAATGATCGCACAATAAAGTTTTGGGATTTAGAAAGTGAAGATGCGAAGAATGCAATAgccaattttgattattttgatAGTGGATCCGGAAATGATATAAGCCCTAGtgtggttgttgaagcAGACTTTGCAATCGCTCGTGCACGTGCTTTACCTTTTGGTTCTGATAAAGCATGTGGTGTCATGCCTTTAAGAGGTGGAAATGATGCAATACACATCATAAACTATGAAGAAGctcatcaacaatacttGATCACCGGTGAAACACAACAATATAAAGGATCCTCCGCATACGCCTTTGTTGGCCACCATGGGCCATTTAAAGACTTCCTATGGAGAACAAGACATGAAAATTATAATGGgtttgattcaaaaaataATTGGAAGGAATACCAATTGGTTACTTGGTCCAATCTggatgttgatttgaagttgtGGCCCAGTGATGAAAAGTTTTATCGGCTGGTTAATTATGACCCCacctttttcaatgtattCAAAAACGATCTGGAGTCTGATCTCTCAATGACAGGGAAATCTGAGAAACAAGTGGCCTACAACTATGAGACCTATTGTCAAGAACCGGAAGtgacaattgatgatttggcGAAAACGAATGGAGGTGATTTGTTGTCTGCATTGACATCATATCAGATATCGGAAAAGCATAGACAATTAGGACTTGAATTCAACCAGCTTGACCATTTAAACTGGATTTCTGGAGTCCGTATGGGTCGTGGAGACCGAAAAGATAGCTCCATATATGGTGATGGTGAGAGCCCCTCAAACTTGGGTGAAGAGGTTAGTATAGTGGGGCACAAATTCCCATTTATCAGGtttgaaaagatttcaGTGTCGACGGGTGACTTGGTCATTAGTCTTAAAGGGCCAGTTCCCGTACTCACTTCAAAACCACCTAATCATCGGCGATCAGTGGACTCTGTGGAAAATAGTCGGTTAGCACTCACAGCTGCAAACTCCacaaaagacaaaagtATTATAAGCGAAGATGGGAGAGATCCAGAAATCAAGAGCCAAGTTGAAGATAGTTTGCTAGATACCCACCTCGAGGAGCTGACTGATAATACGCCTGATCAAAAGTTGGTATTTATTCGACTTGCGCTCAGCTTTCCTCAGTCATATCCATACCTTGAGCAGTTTGAGTTTCACAATAGTTTGCTGAAACGAAAAGTCCACAGATTgcagaaacaaaattccATAGAATTCAACATAGAAGAAACTCACGAACTTCATAAAGACATGAGGCATGAGATGGAAAATCATTTGGGAGAAATTGCCCGTTTTTATACAAATAAGTACCAACAGTTCTGTCTTGAGCCATGCTTGCGATACTTAATGGGAGAGAAGGTTGATCTTGATGACGAGGCAATGGCAGAGACCCGAGGAGAaaacattgatgaagatactTCATTTCTCCCAGAGGTTGGAGATGAAGATTGGGTGgatgatttgataaacCAACAACCTGGCTTCCACGGGTACTCATCAGGTGAGGATGCAGAGTACGACGACTTGATTCCCGCTGCCAGTGCCAATACATCAATCCATAGAGCACAGTCACCAAGTAATATCAATGTTGAATCAGGTGGTATCAAAGGACAAGGATTTGACTCTACGCCAATTCCAAAAGGATGTGGTGCTGTTTGGGCGCCAAATGGACAGttagtttgtttttttaTACCCAAGGACAAGCCATCCGTCGATACTGGCAGCGGCACTCACCAAAATCTAAAGTTGCTTGAACATTCGGATTTGCATGCAAGGAGTATGcaaaattccaaaatattGGATCATTTGTCGCGGGAACTTGAGGCCGCTGACAGGAGTGATTCAGACTCAGATATGTCTGATGGAGGCTACTCCGAAACTTCATCCTCGGATGATTACTTCgaagaagatttggaagaGATTTTGAAGCATGACACATCATCCCGAAGCAGAGTTCCTGGATTAATACGCTCCAATTTGGGGTTAGGTAGTCGGTTTATATCCAATGAGGGAAGGCACAAGTCGTCGTTGAAAAAATTCACCAGTCATGGAGAAAGTTTATCTAACTACAAGTCATCGATAAAGGATGAGAGAAAAAAGAGCAAACCAGACACCAATGGTGAAGTCAAAAATGTGGTGGTAATTATCGATTTCAGCCAGTTGCTACCTAATAGAATAGATTTAGCTAGGGAGTATAAGCTTGTTGGTGACAAACCTGAGATTCTTGCCGGGTATAACTCAAGAGTTGCTGCAAAATACTGTCTTGACGAAATAGCTcaagtttggaaaatattgGAGATTATCTTGAGCAACAATATCAAGAACAATAATGAGTTTTCTCACATATCAAAGTACGTGGATACTGCATCAAACTCAAAAGGCAAGTCGAGGGGAGTGTTATCAATATGGGGAACCCATCCGTTTGGCTATACTTGGCTTATTAAAGAGATTTTCAGTTACTTTGTCGAGAGACAAAATACTCAAATGCTTGCAACAATGTCTTGCGTACTACATAGAACACCGTACACAATGCATCATGTTGATCCAAAAGGAGAATGCGAGAGTGCACttgaatcaagaattgaCCAATTCTCGAGTCATCAAAGTCTGCATATTGACTCAGTCAAACATCTAGACCATAATTTTGAACCACAAAGACCCTTACACACACGAACGAATTCCAGGAACATTGATTATCCTCATTCAGTTTCATCgtcatttgaaaattatagCTCACGCGCTGATACGATGGATCGGGTTGGCTACGGGAGGAAAATGGGCCACTCTTTTTCCGCCTTTAATTCAAAGAATGGTTCGCAAAACTCACTCGCAGAACCGCAATTGGCTTACCGATCATCTACACCTAAACTGACATCGTATATTCTGGTTGGTAAACTGAGGCCTGCCAAGGGAGCTATTGCTGAATTGAAACAccaaccaccaccaacagTCGCAATTGAGATGCAAAATGTAGAAGAGTTGGATTTATTCGAGGATTCTCACTCTTCTCTACTCCCTGACTTTCTAGATGAGGACCAGATGAAGATGTACCGGCTACAATATGCAGAAACTTTGTACGAGTGGGATCTTCCTGTGCATCGAATAGAGGTGCTCAAGTTCAATTACAATGGCACTGAACATGATCACAACTACAAAACTCATGAGTGTAAAGTCGGTTtcagaaaaagaaggaaacaATTGCCTAGCcaaatattcatcaatactGTgacttcaattgaaacaaaacacCCAAACGCGTGGAATACAAACAAACGTCTGATGTTAAAATACTGTATTTATTGTGGATTATTAGTCACTAAAAACTTTACACTATGTGGAAACTGTGAACACATCCTACATACCAAATGTGCTCAGGAATGGTGGTCTGGTGGCAACAAAGAATGTGCTAGTGGTTGTGGATGTAACTGTTTGGAGGAGTCAATTTACCATTAA
- a CDS encoding Erg27 3-Keto sterol reductase (reductase of ergosterol biosynthesis), with translation MSLIKDSTKIIITGTSSNLGFNIAVRFLEDLPNDREITLIVTSRTLPKVKNVITDIKNNIINKIPDKIKLVEFDYLLVDFTDMVSILSTYYELNKRYTHIDFLFINAAQGVYGGIDWMQAVVEVLQSPIQAVTNPTYKLQRTGVQSADNLGLVFQANVFGPYYFIHKIKHLLANGGKIIWIGSLMSHPKYLSFNDLQLLRSPESYEGSKRLVDLLHFGTYKQLKKEGIDQYLVHPGIFTSFSFFQFLNVFTYYGMLALFYLARFLGSQYHNISGYIAANAPVAAAMGKTKQTSKVGSACTRSGKEYLIDEEVDTTGSEDVAKYLKDLADEWDEKFKDQIVNTRIP, from the coding sequence ATGTCATTAATCAAAGATTCCACCAAGATTATAATAACAGGTACATCCTCAAACTTAGGATTCAACATAGCTGTACGTTTCCTCGAAGATTTGCCTAATGACAGAGAGATTACATTGATTGTTACCTCAAGAACATTAccaaaagtgaaaaatgtCATTACCGATATTAAAAACAACATCATTAACAAAATTCCtgacaaaatcaaattggttgaGTTTGATTACTTATTGGTAGATTTTACCGATATGGTATCTATTCTATCCACATACTACGAATTAAACAAGAGATACACTcatattgattttttgtttatcaatgCTGCACAAGGTGTTTATGGGGGAATTGACTGGATGCAGGCggttgttgaagttttaCAAAGCCCAATTCAAGCAGTAACCAACCCCACCTATAAACTTCAGCGTACCGGTGTACAATCTGCTGATAACCTAGGCCTTGTCTTCCAAGCAAACGTGTTTGGTCCGTATTACTTTATACataaaatcaaacattTATTGGCCAATGGTGGGAAAATTATTTGGATTGGATCACTCATGTCTCATCCAAAGTACTTGTCATTCAACGATTTACAATTATTGAGGTCACCGGAGTCTTATGAAGGGTCAAAGAGATTGGTGGATTTATTACATTTCGGAACATACAAACAACTTAAAAAGGAGggaattgatcaatattTAGTCCATCCAGGGATCTTTACAAgtttttccttctttcaattcttgaatgtATTTACTTACTACGGTATGTTGGCGTTGTTTTACTTGGCGAGATTTTTAGGCTCACAATATCACAACATATCAGGTTACATCGCAGCTAATGCCCCTGTTGCAGCAGCCATGGGAAAAACCaaacaaacatcaaaaGTCGGGTCTGCTTGTACCAGAAGTGGTAAAGAATACTTGATAGATGAAGAAGTGGACACCACGGGGCTGGAAGATGTAGCTAAATATCTCAAAGATTTGGCAGATGAATGGGACGAGAAATTTAAAgatcaaattgtcaataCGCGAATTCCTTAA
- a CDS encoding Nar1 cytosolic iron-sulfur (FeS) protein assembly machinery protein — protein MCNLSNTHFLLDFSTMSAILSADDLNDFISPGVACIKPVQDTNTNQEANGNGEVEIQIDSEGNPLEISKIDGKQTNLSPAQISLADCLACSGCITSAEEVLVAQHSHHELVKALKLQDKIFVASISQQSRASLATAYNLPVETIDKLLIDLLVNQMGFKYVVGTSLGRKLSLINEAQHVITNRGKGSNPILSSICPGWVLYAEKTHPYVLPMISTVKSAQQITGCLLKTLTAHDFHVQKSQVYHLSIMPCFDKKLESARPEIFGDTIPDVDCVLTAKELIALLEEESYQLVPKVNPPIVNLPTEDVYSLVAPNDWPYVQYSWTNDPGSASGGYAFNYLRCLQEDMMLKGHDESGFSMKIIRGKNSDVYEMRLSYKEDKVASAAIVNGFRNIQNLVRKLKPNGKATGRVNPLAARRRTRIKNSESTPVEETADPSKVDYVEIMACPSGCINGGGQINPPKDVSEKDWIDEVLKKYNTVPTFDLSLHPKEVQALIEWNKIFEQEHDVNQDRIYKTYFNEVEKPTDPTAILVGSKW, from the coding sequence ATGTGCAATCTTAGTAATACACATTTCTTATTGGATTTCTCAACGATGAGTGCCATATTATCAGCAGACGACTTGAATGACTTTATATCACCAGGAGTGGCATGTATAAAACCAGTACAAGACACAAATACCAATCAAGAGGCGAATGGGAATGGAGAGgttgaaattcaaattgactCAGAAGGTAACCCACTTGAAatatccaaaattgatggaaaACAAACCAACTTATCGCCAGCACAGATCTCCCTAGCTGACTGTCTTGCTTGTTCAGGATGTATAACGTCAGCAGAGGAAGTTTTAGTTGCACAACACTCACATCACGAATTGGTGAAGGCGTTGAAATTGCAAGATAAAATATTCGTTGCTAGTATATCACAACAACTGCGTGCATCCTTGGCCACAGCATACAATTTACCAGTGGAAACTATAGATAAGCTTCTAATTGACTTGCTAGTTAATCAAATGGGGTTCAAGTATGTCGTAGGAACATCGCTAGGGAGGAAATTGTCACTTATCAATGAAGCACAACACGTCATCACTAACAGGGGCAAAGGCTCAAATCCAATATTATCTTCAATATGCCCAGGTTGGGTATTGTATGCAGAAAAGACCCACCCATATGTGCTACCTATGATCTCAACGGTAAAATCAGCGCAACAAATCACTGGCTGCTTATTAAAGACGCTCACCGCTCATGATTTTCACGTACAGAAGTCTCAAGTCTACCACTTGTCCATTATGCCATGTTTTGATAAGAAGCTAGAAAGCGCTAGACCAGAGATATTTGGAGACACAATTCCAGACGTTGATTGTGTATTGACGgcaaaagaattgattgccTTGCTTGAGGAGGAAAGTTATCAACTTGTTCCCAAGGTCAACCCACCGATAGTGAACTTGCCAACAGAGGATGTTTACAGTTTAGTAGCACCAAATGATTGGCCATATGTTCAATACTCTTGGACTAATGATCCGGGTTCTGCATCAGGTGGATATGCATTCAACTATCTCCGATGCCTACAAGAAGATATGATGCTAAAAGGTCACGATGAAAGtggtttttcaatgaagataATACGAGGAAAGAATTCAGATGTGTACGAAATGAGACTTCTGTATAAAGAGGATAAGGTTGCAAGTGCAGCAATTGTTAATGGATTCAGAAATATTCAGAATTTAGTGAGGAAGCTTAAACCCAATGGAAAAGCTACTGGAAGAGTAAACCCATTGGCTGCACGAAGAAGAACTAGAATAAAGAATTCAGAATCAACTccagttgaagaaacaGCTGACCCATCTAAAGTTGATTATGTGGAGATTATGGCTTGTCCTAGTGGGTGCATTAATGGTGGTGGCCAAATCAACCCCCCAAAAGATGTTTCCGAAAAGGACTGGATCGACGAGGTATTAAAAAAGTATAACACAGTCCCcacttttgatttatctTTGCATCCTAAGGAAGTGCAAGCATTAATTGAATGGAATAAGATCTTTGAGCAAGAACATGACGTCAATCAAGACAGGATATATAAAACGTACtttaatgaagttgaaaaaccAACTGATCCAACTGCAATCCTTGTGGGATCAAAgtggtga
- a CDS encoding Kex2 subtilisin-like protease (proprotein convertase) (processes aspartyl proteinase Sap2p) — MLSLKSLLCVLIYFLGLSHQSQIPPRDYENKNYFLVELNTTQSQRPLLDFISKYGDHYNFEHQLPSLDNYYVFSIDKSHPHNKFLGNHNSNNYNHIKRSIGFEDIHDNLVNDVSSLHLLPAKKLSKRLPVPMEARDDPSQDQSPSDKAHQKYAQIASKLGIHDPEFASQWHLFNLQYPGHDVNATGLWLEDVLGQGIVTAIVDDGLDAESEDLKANFNAKGSWDFNNNGPLPLPRLYDDYHGTRCAGEIAAVKNDVCGIGVAYKSQVSGVRILSGPITSADEASALVYGLDTNDIYSCSWGPTDNGRTLSEPEIIVKKAMLRGIQEGRDGKGAIYVFASGNGGRFSDSCNFDGYTNSIYSITVGAIDHKGLHPSYSEACSAVMVVTYSSGSGEYIHTTDIKKKCSAQHGGTSAAAPLASGIFSLVLGVNPNLTWRDLQYINVLSATPVNEEDGNYQTTALNRKYSHIYGYGKIDAYKMVEFAKTWKNVKPQSWHYCDKIEVNQELSLNQPQQQQQQKRDDKIISSKVTITEEDLKVMNFEKIEHVTVKVNIDSSFRGRTGIRLVSPSGVVSDLARFRPLDSSSRGFQDWTFTSIAHWGEDGLGEWTLEVFGDSRPVKMKLVNWQLRFFGTTIDASRAETFDIEKDYSQVRRDRLDSERKHTTATTVESSTTEVSSSTVEELSSSTQVESSTTTAAASSTAAEPPTDSHITQSLKESSSSSTPASETSEPEDGERVYKKDHTGQYLMGLAGLGFVVVVVIIVVQSRSHNTRRRRRRTGENYELIEYDSDDDSDNDFDGYNDDAETSLTREDRQQDQARDRLFEDFNAESLPDYNSDMFKIGEDDGEGRGDGEHKPTESKGKGQNSGGKS, encoded by the coding sequence ATGTTGTCACTCAAGCTGTTGCTCTGCGTATTAATTTACTTCCTCGGCTTATCCCATCAGTCTCAAATTCCACCGAGGGACTATGAAAATAAGAACTACTTTTTAGTGGAATTAAATACAACTCAGTCACAGAGACCCTTGCTTGATTTTATACTGAAATATGGAGACCACTACAATTTTGAGCATCAATTGCCTTCCTTGGATAACTACTACGTGTTCAGTATAGACAAGCTGCATCCTCATAATAAATTTTTAGGAAATCACAATTccaacaactacaaccaCATCAAAAGATCTATCGGATTTGAAGATATTCATGATAATTTAGTAAATGATGTATCATCATTGCATTTATTGCCTGCAAAGAAGTTATCCAAAAGACTACCTGTTCCCATGGAAGCAAGGGATGATCCATCACAAGACCAGTCCCCTTCGGACAAGGCGCATCAAAAGTATGCCCAAATAGCGTCAAAATTGGGTATTCATGATCCTGAATTTGCATCACAATGGCATTTATTTAATTTGCAATATCCGGGCCATGATGTTAATGCCACTGGTCTTTGGCTAGAGGATGTGCTTGGTCAAGGAATTGTTACTgctattgttgatgatggatTAGATGCAGAAAgtgaagatttgaaagcaaATTTCAACGCAAAAGGATCGTGGGATTTTAACAATAATGGGCCACTTCCTTTACCACGATTGTATGACGATTATCATGGAACAAGGTGTGCAGGTGAGATTGCAGCTGTGAAAAATGACGTATGTGGAATCGGAGTTGCATACAAATCTCAAGTCAGTGGTGTAAGGATTTTATCTGGTCCAATTACCTCCGCTGACGAAGCATCGGCATTGGTTTATGGATTGGACACGAACGATATTTATTCATGTTCGTGGGGTCCTACAGATAATGGTAGAACGTTGAGCGAGCCAGAAATCATTGTGAAAAAGGCAATGTTGAGGGGTATTCAAGAAGGTAGAGATGGTAAGGGTGCAATTTATGTATTTGCATCTGGAAATGGTGGAAGATTTTCCGATTCATGTAATTTTGATGGATATACCAACTCCATTTATTCCATTACCGTTGGTGCTATTGATCATAAAGGATTGCATCCGTCATATTCGGAAGCTTGTTCTGCAGTTATGGTGGTTACATATTCGTCTGGGTCAGGAGAATATATCCATACTACTGACATCAAAAAGAAGTGTAGTGCACAGCATGGAGGAACATCCGCCGCAGCACCATTAGCCAGTGgaattttttctttggtaCTTGGTGTCAATCCAAACTTAACCTGGAGAGATTTACAATATATCAATGTATTGAGTGCTACTCCAGTTAACGAAGAAGATGGGAACTATCAAACTACTGCATTGAACAGGAAATATTCTCATATATATGGATATGGTAAAATAGATGCATACAAGATGGTTGAGTTTGCCAAAACGTGGAAAAATGTTAAGCCACAATCATGGCATTATTGTGATAAAATCGAAGTTAATCAAGAGCTTTCTTTAAATCagccacaacaacagcagcaacagaAGAGGGATGATAAAATTATTTCCTCCAAGGTTACTATTACCGAGGAGGACCTCAAGGTGATGaactttgaaaagattgagcATGTAACTGTTAAAGTTAACATTGATTCATCGTTTAGAGGCAGAACTGGTATCAGATTGGTCTCGCCTAGTGGGGTTGTTAGTGATTTGGCTAGATTTAGACCTCTCGATTCAAGTTCAAGAGGCTTTCAAGATTGGACTTTCACTAGTATTGCCCATTGGGGTGAGGATGGGTTAGGTGAATGGACACTTGAAGTATTTGGAGATTCTCGTCCCGTTAAGATGAAGCTTGTTAATTGGCAACTTCGATTCTTTGGTACGACTATTGATGCATCAAGGGCCGaaacttttgatattgaaaaagattacAGTCAGGTTAGAAGAGACAGACTTGATTCGGAGAGGAAGCATACAACAGCGACTACGGTGGAGTCATCAACTACTGAAGTATCATCGTCAACTGTTGAGGAGTTGTCTTCCAGTACCCAGGTAGAATCGTCAACAACTACTGCGGCCGCCTCATCTACTGCAGCTGAACCTCCAACAGATTCACACATAACTCAATCTCTAAAGGAgtcttcatcttcatcaactccTGCATCCGAAACTTCAGAACCAGAAGATGGTGAGCGTGTTTACAAAAAAGACCATACAGGACAATATTTAATGGGATTAGCTGGTCTTGGATTCGTTGTTGTGGTAGTTATAATTGTGGTTCAAAGTAGGTCTCACAATACTCGTCGTCGTAGAAGAAGAACGGGTGAGAATTACGAATTAATTGAATAtgattctgatgatgattctgataatgattttgatggttataatgatgatgcagAGACGTCGTTGACCCGTGAAGACAGACAACAAGATCAAGCTAGGGATCGATTATTTGAGGATTTCAACGCTGAATCATTACCTGATTATAATTCTGATATGTTTaaaattggtgaagatgatggAGAAGGTAGAGGTGATGGTGAGCACAAGCCAACTGAAAGTAAAGGAAAGGGACAAAACAGTGGTGGTAAGAGTTGA